CTGGGCGAGCACGCAGTACCGGGCGGACAAGCAAGGACTGCAAGCGGATATCGAGGCCCTGCGCGCCGCCGGGCTTCCGATGAGCTGACGGCTGCTCTGGCCATTCCCCTCCCCCAACCCTAATATCGCGCGGCAATGTGAGGCCATTTCGGGGAGAAAGCACACGTAATGTACGACGGTTTGCGCGACGAGCGGCGCTGGGTGCTGCCGGAGGCTTTGCGGTTCCAGGCCGAGGTTCGGGGAGACAGCCCCTTCCTGACCGCGGTCAGCGACGGCGCGGCTCTGACCTACGCCCAGGCGGCGGACGAGGCCGACAGGGTCGCCGGCTTCTTCGCCGGGCTGGAGGTCAAGCCGGGCGAGCCGGTGGCGCTGCTGCTGCCCAACGGCCTGAACTTCGTGCGGGTCTGGCTGGGGCTCCTGCGCCTGGGCGCCGTTGTCGTCCCCCTCAACAGCGAGCTGAAGGGCGCCTTCCTGGCCCACCAGCTCTCCGACACCGGCTGCCGCGTCGCGGTGCTGGACGCGGAGCGGCTGGCGCGCATCGCGGAGATCGCCGAACGCTTGCCGGCGCTGGAACGGCTGGTCGTCGACGGTGCGGCGGACGAGTCACCCGCGCCCTTTCATGGCATAGCCTTGTCCGACTGGCGCAAGGCGCCGCCCTGGAACGGGCCGCTGCCCGCCGCTTCCGACACCGCCTGCATCATGTATACCTCCGGCACCACCGGGCCGGCCAAGGGCGTGCTGATGCCGCACGCCCACTGCTTCCTCTTCGGGCTGGGCACCATCGACAACTTCGCGCTGACGCCCGAGGACCGCTTCTACATCTGCCTGCCGCTGTTCCACGCCAACGGCCTGTTCATGCAACTGGGCGCGACGCTCATCGCCGGGGCCAGCGCCGCCCTGCGCGAGCGCTTCAGCGCCTCCTCCTGGATCGCCGACATCCGCCGCTTCGAGGCCACCGCCTCCAACCTGCTGGGCGCGGTCACCGCCTTCATCCTGGCCCAGCCGCCGGGGCACGACGACCGCGGCCACCGCCTGCGCGTGGTCGGCGCCGCGCCCGACGCCCCGGCCCATGACGAGGCCCTGCGCGAACGCTTCGGCGTCGCCGACGTGGTGCCGCTCTACGGCATGACCGAGGTCAACATCCCGCTCTACGGCGAGCTGGGCCGCCCGCGCCCGGGCACCTGCGGCAAGGTCTACGACCGCTACTTCGAGGTGGAGGTGCGCGACCCCGAAAGCGACCGGGCGCTGCCGCCGGGCAGCGTCGGCGAGATCATGGTGCGCCCCAAGGCGGCCTTCGGCTTCACCACCGGGTATCACGGCCTGCCCGACAAGACGGTCGAGGCGTGGCGGAACCTGTGGTTCCATACCGGCGACGCAGCGGTGATGGAGGACGACGGCTACATCACCTTCGTCGACCGCATGAAGGACTGCATCCGCCGGCGCGGCGAGAACATCTCCTCCTTCGAGGTGGAAGCCGCCATCGAGCGCCTGCCCGGCGTGACGGAGGCGGCGGCCTACGCCGTGCCCGCCGGCATCGAAGGCGGCGAGGACGAGATCATGCTGGCCGTGGTGCCGGCGCCGGGCGCGAAGGTGACGGCAGCCGAGGTCGCCGCCCAGGCGGAGAAGGAACTGCCGCGCTACGCCCAGCCGCGCTTCATTGAAATGCTGCCGGAGCTTCCCAAGACTCCCACCGGCAAAGTGCAGAAGGCGAAACTGCGCAGCCGCGGCGTGGCGAAAACGACCTGGGATTCCACGCATGAGGGTGTTCCGGCAGATCAAAGCGACTCTGAATAGCTTCCCGATACAACGGAAACGCAAGAAGACCGATCTCGACATCGCTCTGAAACGAGTCGGGTATATGCGTTACACTGTGTCGACAATGCCGGCATTATCGGACGAGGAGCCGTGCCGTGCCTCAAATCACAGACCAAGCGCACCAGGACCGCGAACCCGCCTACCGCTGGGTCATCGCCTTCACGGCGGCGGCGATGCTGGCCGTCGTCATGGGCCAATTGGTGAACGGCCTTTCGGTCTTCTTCATCCCGCTGGAGCGGGCTTTCGGCTGGGCGCGCGGCGATATCGCCTTCATCAACACCGTCGGCCTCATCGGGCTGGCGGTCGGCGGCATCGTCATGGGCCGCATCGCCGACCGGGCCGAAATCCGCAAGGTCTGCCTCTTCAGCGTCGCCGTGACCAGCCTCTGCGTGTTCGCGGCCGCCTGGGCCGAAGCGCTGTGGCAGTTCTACCTGCTGTTCTTCCTGGCCGGGGCCTTCGGCGGCGGCGCGCTCTTTGCGCCCCTGATCGCGCTGGTCGGCAACTGGTTCCACAAGGGAGGGGGTCTCGCCATCGGTATCGCCGCGGCGGGCCAGGGCGTCGGCCAGGGCGGCGTTCCCTTCGGCACCGCCTTCCTCATCGAGGCGCTGGGCTGGCGCGGCGCTTTCATGGCCCAGGGCCTCATCACCCTGGCCCTGCTGCTGCCGCTGGCCCTGCTGATGCGCGCGCCGCCGCAGCGCGGCGCCCATGCCACGGGAGGCCGGGAGGACGCCCCACCCCTGCCGCTCAGCACGGTCATTCCAACGATGAGTTTGGCGGTGCTGATGTGCTGCACCTGCATGGCGGTGCCGCTGATGCATCTGGTGCCGCTGATCCAGGGCTACGGGATCTCGGCAACGGAAGCCAGCAGTGTGCTCTTCGCGATGATGATCGCCGCCATCGTCGGCCGCGTCGCCTTCGGGCAGCTCGCCGACATGATCGGCGCCATCCCCGCCTATATGACTGCCTCATTGTGGCAAACGGTTCTGGTCTTCGTCTTCACGCAGATCACCGACCTGGACATGCTCTATGTCTTCGCGCCGATCTACGGCTTCGGCTACGCCGGGGTGATGACCGGCGTGCTGACCACCACACGCGCCCTGACGCCCGCCACGCGCCGGGCGGGCGCGACCGGCATCATCCTGGCTTTCGGCTGGCTGGGGCACGGCCTGGGCGGCTACCAGGGCGGGCTGTTCTACGACCTGACCGGCGGCTACGACGTGAGCTTCGCGAATGCCGCGCTGGCCGGAGTCCTCAACCTGGTTGTCGTCGGCTCGCTGTACCTCGCGCTCCGGCGCCGGGCCGCGCTCCCGGCCTAGGACAGCGGAAACTTCCGCCGGAAGGCCGCCTCCCCTTTCGCAGAAAAACGGACGATCCGGGTACCGCCGACGCGCTGCGCCCAGCCGAGATCCTCGAAGCGCCCCAGGAGCGCGCGGCCGAGACTGCCCGCCAGATGCGAGCGGCGCTCGCTCCAGTCCAGGCACTCGCGGCACAGCGGGCTGCGCTGGGCGGCGAGGCCCTCCAGATCCAGGCCGAAGCGCTGCATGAAGCCACAGCCGGCGTCGCTCAGGTCGAGCCCCGCCCCGCCCAGCGTCAGGAACCCGCGGGCGACGAGGCTGTCGTAAAGCCGGATGCCGAGATCGCCGGCCAGATGGTTGTAGCAGACCCGCGCCTTGCGCAGCTCCGGGTCCCGCGGACCGGTACGGCTGCGCAGGTGGCCGGCACCGGCGGCAAGCCCCATGAGCGCCTCCAACACCGCGGCCACCTCCGCGCCGGCCAGGGTGAAATACTTGTGCCGCCCCTGTTTGCGTTGCCGCAGCAGGCCGCCCTGGTCCAGCTTGGCCAGGTGGGCACTGGCGGTCTGCTGGGTGACCCCCGCCTCCGCCGCCAGTTCGCTGGCGGTCAGCGCCTTGCCGCTCATCAGCGCGGTCAGCATGTTGGCGCGGGCGGGATCGCCGATCAGTGCGGCGAGGCCTGCGATGTCCGGGCCTTCTTTCATCATTTCCTGCCTTTCATAGTTCGATGCTAAACGAAGCATGCATGCCGGACAAGGCGCTAGGATCGCACCCTTAAAGCTTCCTGACAGACTACTGAAAACAGGTTCGAGGAGCCCCATGCTGACCTGCGTCATCCGCTACCACATCGACCCGGCCAAGAAGGATCGCTTCGCCCAATACGCTCAAAACTGGGGCCAAGCCATTCCGCGCTGCGGGGCCGGGCTCATCGGCTACTTCGCCCCGCACGAGGGCTCCACCACCCTGGCCTACGGCATCTACAACGTTAAGAGCCTGGCCGACTATGAGGCCTACCGCGCGCGTCTCGCGGTCGACCCGCTGGGCCGGGAGAACTACGCCTTCGCACAGCGCGAGAAGTTCCTGCTGCGCGAGGACCGCACCTTCGTGAAGCTGGTTTCGGCGCCCCACGCAGGCGGAGAGGGCGCATGATCGCCGTCATCTTCGAAGTGGCTCCGGCCGAGGGCCGCAAGCAGGATTACCTGGAGCTGGCCGCCGAGCTGCGTCCGCTGCTCGAGACCATCGACGGTTTCGTCTCGGTGGAACGGTTCCAAAGCCTCTCGGATCCGGACAAGGTGCTTTCCCTGTCCTTCTTCCGCGACGAGGCGGCGGTACGGCAGTGGCGCGGCCTGAACGCCCACCGCAACGCCCAGGCGCAGGGCCGGCTGGGCGTCTTCGCGGACTACCGCCTGAGGGTCGCCGAGGTGATCCGCGACTACGGCCTGACGGAACGGGCAGAGGCGCCCGCCGACAGCCGGCGTGCCCACGCCGGCTAAGCCCCCGCACCGTCTCAGCCCGGGAAGTGCCCGCGGGTGCGATTGGCGAAGGCGACCAATGACAGCATGACCGGCACTTCGACCAGCACGCCGACGACGGTGGTCAGCGCCGCGCCGGAATTGAGCCCGAAGAGGCTGATGGCGACGGCGACCGCCAGCTCGAAGAAGTTCGAGGTGCCGATCAGGGCGCAGGGCGCAGCGACGTTGAAGGGCACGCGCCAGAGGTAGGCCGCGCCGTAGGCGACGATGAAGATGCCGTAGGACTGCACCAGCAGCGGCAGGGCGATGAGGACGATGAGCAGCGGCCGCTCCAGGATCACGTGACCCTGGAAGCCGAAGAGCAACACCACCGTGGCCAGCAGCGCCACCACCGAGAAGGGCTTCACTTTCTGGGTGAAGCGCGTGACGGCGGCCTCCCCGTTCCCGCCGTTGCGCGCCGCACGTGAGAGATGGCGGCGGGTCAGGATGCCGGCGATGAGCGGGATCACCACGTAGAGCCCGACGGAGAGCAGCAGCGTCTGCCAGGGCACGTCGATATCGGTGACGCCCAGAAGGAAGGCGACGATAGGCGCGAAGGCGAAGACCATGATGACGTCGTTCAGCGACACCTGGACCAGGGTGTAGGTGGCATCGCCTCTTGTAAGCTGCGACCAGACGAAGACCATGGCCGTGCAGGGCGCCGCGCCGAGCAGGATGAGGCCGGCGATATACTGCTGCGCGTCGGCGGGAGCGATGAGATCGGCAAAAAAGACCTCGAAGAACAGGACGCCCAGCGCCACCATGGTGAAGGGCTTCACCAGCCAGTTCACGACGATGGTAATCACCAGACCCTTCGGCCGCTCGCCGATGCGCCGCAGGCTGGCGAAATCCACGTTCACCATCATGGGGTAGACCATGCCCCAAATGAGGACGGCGACCACCAGGTTCACCGAGGCGTATTCCAGCCCGGCAAGGCCGCGGAACACCCCCGGCAGGGCATTGCCCAGGCCGATGCCTGCGGCGATGCAGAGCGCGACCCAGACCGAGAGCCATTTTTCGAAGAACCCGATCCCACCGGCGGCCGGCTCGACCGCACTAAGTGCTTCACTTTTCACAGAATCTCCGCCTTTCGTCGATGCTCCGGCAGCGCCGCAGGAGCCGCCGCGGGACTATGCCGCAAAACCCCCGGAGACAACAACGGCCCGATGACGCAGCCGGCCGGCCCGCCGGATTTTTCAACCCCGCCGCTAGGCAAAGCTTCCCTCTTTGTGCGATAAGGTTTCCAGCAGGGATTTCCGGGGACGGTGCTCAGGCCGTCCGGCGGAGCCGGTCGGCATCGTCTTGGGAGAGGCGGCTTAGGGCGCCATGGTCAGCTTCGAGCTTGTCGAGAGCAAAGCCCAGCCGCCGGAAAGCGCGGCAGAGTTGCTCGCGGTTTGGCACAGGTTCCATGCCGACGGCAAGGGGCCGACCCGGAAGGACTTCACCCCTTTCGTTCTCAAGCCCTGGCTCGGCAACCTCGACGTTTACGAAGTCGAGGAAGCCGGCGCTGACGGTGGCTTGGACTTTCGAATGCGCCTCAACGGCACGGAGGTCGTGGCCCTGACCGGCGAGGACTGGACCGGCAAGACCGCCCGGGATATCGATCGCCACTTCGACCTCACCTTCCATGAGGAACTGCTGTCGGTCTATCGCGGCAAGCAGCCGGTGGCGCAACGCATCCGCATCTTCCAGAAGGACCATCTCACCGCTTATCGCCTGATGCTGCCGGTCTTCTCGGAGACGCGCGACGGCACCGTGGCGCAGATCTTCCTCGCGATCTTCGAAGAGATCTAGCGTCGAGGGCTTTCTCCCGGCTTGACCTCGATCAAGGCGGATGCAATATGAGAATGATACTCATTATTAAATACTTTCCTGCCCCCGCCCTCCCGCTTGGAGGCGGCGGCAGGTGTCCCGAAACGATGGCTTCGAAACGATGACGCAACCGCCTCTCCTGTCGATCCTCGCCGCTTTCTGCGTGCTGACGGCCGCCGGCTTGCCCGCCCCCGGCAGCCACGCCGAAGAACCTCCGCCGTTCGAATCCATCGAAGCCCTCGGCGCGGCGCTGTTCTCCGACCCCAACCTCTCCAGGAACCGCACCCAGACCTGCGCCACCTGCCACGATCCCGGCGTCGCCTTTACCGATCCGCGCGGAACCAAGGCCGGGCTGGCGGTATCCCTGGGCGACGACGGCGTCTCGCTGGGCGACCGCAACACCCCGACCGCGGCCTACGCAGGCTTCGCGCCGCCCTTTCACCTCACCGAGGAGGGCTTTTATGTCGGCGGCCAATTTCTCGACGGCCGCGAGCCCGATCTCGCCGGCCAGGCCGGCGGCCCGCCGCTCAATCCCATCGAAATGGGCATGACCGGGAAGGATCGCGTCGTGCGGCGGTTGCAGGAGAATTCAGGCTATGTGGCCGCCTTCAAGAAGTTCTACGGCGAGGATATATTCTCCAAGCCGGAGCGGGCCTACGAGGCCATGACCGAGAGCATCGCGGCCTTCGAGATGACGCCGCTCTTCGCACCCTTCGATTCCAAATACGACCGCTTCCTGCGCGGCGAAACGGCGCTGAGCGACCAGGAGGAACTGGGCCGGCTGCTGTTCTTCTCCCAGCAGTTCACCAACTGCAACCTCTGCCACCAGCTCCGCCGCTCGCCGGTCGCGGCGGACGAGACCTTTTCAAACTATCGGTACCACAACATCGGGATTCCGGAGAACGCAGCGGTCCGCGAGCTGAACGGCAGCGCGCCGGACTTCGTCGATCGCGGCCTGCTGGACAACCCCGCCGTCGACAACCCCGCCCAGGGCGGCAAGTTCAAAGTGCCGACCCTGCGCAACGTCGCGGTGACGCCCCCCTATATGCACAACGGCGTCTTCCGGGAGCTGCGCACCGCTGTACTGTTCTACAACAAGTACAACAGCAAGAGCGCCGAGCGGCAGGTCAATCCGGAAACCGGCAAACCCTGGCGCGCCCCGGAAGTGCCGGAGAATCTCGCCCTGGAAGAACTGACCCATGGCCCGGCGCTCGACGACAGGCGCATCGATGCCATCGTCGCCTTTCTGAAGACCTTGACGGACAAGCGCTACGAACACCTGCTGGAAGAGTGAGCCAGACCTTCCGGGCCGGAAGGCGGCATTCCGGCCCGGATCGCGGCGCGCGACTCAGGCGTCTTCTTCCTCCTCGCCGACGGGGCAGCAACGGTATTCCTGCGACTTTTCCAGAAGGTCGATCCGCTTTGCCAGCAGTTTGTTCTCCAGCTCCTTGCGCTCCAGCTCCAGCTTGATTTCCTGTTCGCGCGCCGGCTCGCAGACCGTGCACTCGTCCAGGCATCCCTTGACCAGGATTGCGGGGGTCGGCAAGCAGGACTGAAGCTCGAAGGACAGTTCGGCCGCCAGCTTTGGATTGACCTTGCCGTTTTCCTTGTCGAGAAGCCCGGCGGCCACCAGCTCCTTGTCGACCGCCTGCAAGGCCCGTTGCCGGGCCGCATCGGAGATCGGCTGCGCGTTGACGAAGCGCTGCGCGGCCTGCGTCCGGCTGGCGAACTGCACGCCCTGCACCGAACCCGCGATGTCGCCCCCGCCGGAGGAGACGGCGCCGGCACGGTCGGCGACGAAGCTGGCGCGGGCGACGGACTCCACGTTGACCCGGTTGCCGGCCGTCGCCAGCACGCCCTGCGGGATCACCGAAACCTCGCCCGCAAAACGCGGCGGCAAGGTCGCCACCTTGCTGTCGCCCGCCGGGTCGATGATGCGGCGCGTGATCGACAGGATCTTGAAGCGGACGATCTGCGTCTTGTTGATCTGATAGGCGAAGTAGGTAACGGCATGGCAGCGGTTGGGGTTGGAGATGCTCCGCGTCGCGGCCTCGAAGGTGCTCTCCGATTCACCCTCGGCGTGGTTGCGGGTCTGCACTTCGCCGACGGCGACGGAACTGGCCGCCCGCGTCGCCTCGACCGAACGTTCGTGCGACGATTCCGCGTGGCTTTTCAGCTCCCGCAGGAAGTCGAATGTCGAGCTGGCGTTGTAGCTTCCGCTCACGCTCACCGATGCGCCGGAGAAGAAGGTTTCGATGGCGCCCGAGGTGCTCCCGTCGGTCTTGAAGGAGCCGGAACTGGAGCGGTCGGCCTCGACATCGTCACGGACCGAGAGGTCGGACATGAAGCGATCCACCGAGCTCATGTAGTAGGACTCTTCCGAGGTCTGCTCGTGCCGGTAACTGACTTGAGACTCGCTGTCGAAAGTGAAGCGGTTCTTGCGGCTGGAGCTGTACAGCCGCACCGTCTCGCCGGGCAGCAGCGTGGTGGAGTAGACGAGATCGCCGAGGGACAGCGGCCCCGGACAACGTTCGAAGAGCACGCTGATCTTGATCTCGACGGGAATGTCGCCGACGCGGTTGACCAGCCGGTAGTCAAAGGTCAAGCGGTTGCAGCACGGCTTCTCGGTCAGCTCGGGGCAGCAGGCAACGGCACTGGCCTTGATCGCCTTCTCCTGGATAACAGCCATGATCGAATTCCTCCGTTCCGCCCTCCGACCCGGGCGCCCGCGAAACCGCGGCACGAGACAAGTTCGGAGAGCCCGTGGTCGCTCGGGCGGGCCCCGGGCAGCCGGAGAGCGCGGCGCGGAAACTCGCAATCCACAGCGGACGGACCGCCTCCACCGGCCGCGAACCTTTCCGGGTTCGCCGCCCGCTGCCGGCACCCACTGCACGGCAGCGGCTTGGCGTATCACGCGTCCGGAAGCATCACTGTGACATTGCACACGGCCATCCCTCTGCGCCGCCGGCTACTTCTTTCGAGATACACGGCCTCTTGGCATAGGCGAAGCGGCCGGCGTGGACCTGCGATCGCAGGTGGCAACGACACTCCACTCTTGACCCAAGCAGCACTTCGCTCTAGAGGGCAAAGATGTCCTACCGCCTGCCGCCCTTACATTCCCTGCGCCTCTTCGAGGCCGCCGGGCGTTGCCTGAGTTTCAAGCAGGCGGCGGAGGAACTGCATCTCACGCCCAGCGCCATCAGCCACGGCATTCGGACACTGGAGGATTGGCTGGGGGTGCAGCTCTTCCTGCGCGGCCGCGGCGCCTTGCGCCTCACGCCCGCCGGAGCCGCCTATCTGCCGCGCGTTCAAGCGGCGCTGGCGCAACTGGCCGAGGCGACAGAGGCCGTTCCTGGGCGGCGTCCCAGCGGACGGCTGTCTCTCAGTGTCGCGCCCAGCTTCGGCGTGCGCTGGCTGATTCCCAGGCTGGCGGACTTCGACAGCCAGCATCCGGACATCGAGGTGGCGCTCGACAGCCTGCAACGCCAGATCGACTTCCCGCGCGACGGCGTCGACCTGGCGATCCGCATGGGGCGCGACGACTGGCCCGGCCTCGCGGCGGTCAAGCTGGTCACCGAGCAACTGGTGCCCGTGGCCGCGCCGCACTTGGCCGCAGGGCTCGAAAGCCCGGCCGATCTGGCCGGCCGTGCGCTGCTGCGGGTGACCAGCGTCACCGAGGATTGGGCGGCCTGGGCGGCGAAGGCTGGTGTCGAGGGCCTGGATCTCGACCGCGGCCTGCGCTTCGACAGCATCGACATGGCCCTGGAAGCGGCGGCCGAGGGACTGGGCATCGCCCTGGGGCGCCAGCCGCTGATCGACAACGACCTGGCCGAGGGCCGTCTGGTCACGGTCCTGGGCCCGCCACAGCCGGCCGACACCTCCTATTGGCTGCTGGCCGGCCCCGACTCCCTCGCCCGTCCCGAGGTGCTGGCCTTCCGCGACTGGATCTGCAGCGCGCTGGGCGCCGACCCGGCCCCCGCCTTCGTTCAGCGGCCCGCGTAGACGGCCTCTCGGCGGTCGATCCAGGCATATAACCCCTCCCGCAGATCCTCGCTGGGCACCATGCGGGCGAACTGCTCGCCCTCCATCTGCAGGCCCTCCCCGATGGACATGTTGAGACCGCGCGTCACCGCGTTGATGATACTCGTCACGGCCAAGGGCGAGTGCCGCAGGATACGCTCGGCCAAGCGGCGCGCCGCCGGGAGCAGTTCCGCCGGCGGCACCACCTGATTGACGAGGCCCAGTTCCAGGGCCCGCTGCGGTGAGAAGCTGTCGCCGGTCAGGAGCAGTTCGAGGGCCCGCTTGCGCCCGGCCAGCCGCGGCAGACGCTGCGTCCCGCCGAAGGTCGGCGGCATTCCCAGCTTGATCTCCGGCTTGGCGAAGACCGCGGCCTCGCTCGCCACGGCCAAGTGCACCGCCTCGGTGATCTCGCAGCCGCCGCCGTAGGCGAGGCCGTTGACCGCGGCGATCACCGGCTTACTGAACGCCTCCAGGCGCGCCGTCATCGATTGACCCCTGCGCACGAAGTCGCGCAGCGCCGGAGCGACGCCCTGCTGCACGCTGGCGGAAAACTCGTGGATGTCGCCGCCGGCGGAGAAGGCGCGCTCGCCGGCGCCGGTCAGGATCACGGCGCCCACGTCCGGCTCGCTCTCCAAGCGGTCCAGGCAGGCGAGCAACTCGTCCGCCATGGCATAATTGATGGCGTTCAGCCGCTCCGGACGATTGAGGGTCAGGGTGGCAATTCTCCCGGCGGTTTCGCAGAGAACGAAATTTGGCATGTGCGGCGCTCCGGCATGATTGGGCGGTAGGTCTTGGCCGCTTCACTCTCCGCGCACCGCCCCTCTCT
The sequence above is drawn from the Pelagibius sp. CAU 1746 genome and encodes:
- a CDS encoding antibiotic biosynthesis monooxygenase; amino-acid sequence: MIAVIFEVAPAEGRKQDYLELAAELRPLLETIDGFVSVERFQSLSDPDKVLSLSFFRDEAAVRQWRGLNAHRNAQAQGRLGVFADYRLRVAEVIRDYGLTERAEAPADSRRAHAG
- a CDS encoding crotonase/enoyl-CoA hydratase family protein → MPNFVLCETAGRIATLTLNRPERLNAINYAMADELLACLDRLESEPDVGAVILTGAGERAFSAGGDIHEFSASVQQGVAPALRDFVRRGQSMTARLEAFSKPVIAAVNGLAYGGGCEITEAVHLAVASEAAVFAKPEIKLGMPPTFGGTQRLPRLAGRKRALELLLTGDSFSPQRALELGLVNQVVPPAELLPAARRLAERILRHSPLAVTSIINAVTRGLNMSIGEGLQMEGEQFARMVPSEDLREGLYAWIDRREAVYAGR
- a CDS encoding winged helix-turn-helix domain-containing protein is translated as MMKEGPDIAGLAALIGDPARANMLTALMSGKALTASELAAEAGVTQQTASAHLAKLDQGGLLRQRKQGRHKYFTLAGAEVAAVLEALMGLAAGAGHLRSRTGPRDPELRKARVCYNHLAGDLGIRLYDSLVARGFLTLGGAGLDLSDAGCGFMQRFGLDLEGLAAQRSPLCRECLDWSERRSHLAGSLGRALLGRFEDLGWAQRVGGTRIVRFSAKGEAAFRRKFPLS
- a CDS encoding NIPSNAP family protein → MLTCVIRYHIDPAKKDRFAQYAQNWGQAIPRCGAGLIGYFAPHEGSTTLAYGIYNVKSLADYEAYRARLAVDPLGRENYAFAQREKFLLREDRTFVKLVSAPHAGGEGA
- a CDS encoding MFS transporter encodes the protein MPQITDQAHQDREPAYRWVIAFTAAAMLAVVMGQLVNGLSVFFIPLERAFGWARGDIAFINTVGLIGLAVGGIVMGRIADRAEIRKVCLFSVAVTSLCVFAAAWAEALWQFYLLFFLAGAFGGGALFAPLIALVGNWFHKGGGLAIGIAAAGQGVGQGGVPFGTAFLIEALGWRGAFMAQGLITLALLLPLALLMRAPPQRGAHATGGREDAPPLPLSTVIPTMSLAVLMCCTCMAVPLMHLVPLIQGYGISATEASSVLFAMMIAAIVGRVAFGQLADMIGAIPAYMTASLWQTVLVFVFTQITDLDMLYVFAPIYGFGYAGVMTGVLTTTRALTPATRRAGATGIILAFGWLGHGLGGYQGGLFYDLTGGYDVSFANAALAGVLNLVVVGSLYLALRRRAALPA
- the arsB gene encoding ACR3 family arsenite efflux transporter — encoded protein: MKSEALSAVEPAAGGIGFFEKWLSVWVALCIAAGIGLGNALPGVFRGLAGLEYASVNLVVAVLIWGMVYPMMVNVDFASLRRIGERPKGLVITIVVNWLVKPFTMVALGVLFFEVFFADLIAPADAQQYIAGLILLGAAPCTAMVFVWSQLTRGDATYTLVQVSLNDVIMVFAFAPIVAFLLGVTDIDVPWQTLLLSVGLYVVIPLIAGILTRRHLSRAARNGGNGEAAVTRFTQKVKPFSVVALLATVVLLFGFQGHVILERPLLIVLIALPLLVQSYGIFIVAYGAAYLWRVPFNVAAPCALIGTSNFFELAVAVAISLFGLNSGAALTTVVGVLVEVPVMLSLVAFANRTRGHFPG
- a CDS encoding cytochrome c peroxidase translates to MSRNDGFETMTQPPLLSILAAFCVLTAAGLPAPGSHAEEPPPFESIEALGAALFSDPNLSRNRTQTCATCHDPGVAFTDPRGTKAGLAVSLGDDGVSLGDRNTPTAAYAGFAPPFHLTEEGFYVGGQFLDGREPDLAGQAGGPPLNPIEMGMTGKDRVVRRLQENSGYVAAFKKFYGEDIFSKPERAYEAMTESIAAFEMTPLFAPFDSKYDRFLRGETALSDQEELGRLLFFSQQFTNCNLCHQLRRSPVAADETFSNYRYHNIGIPENAAVRELNGSAPDFVDRGLLDNPAVDNPAQGGKFKVPTLRNVAVTPPYMHNGVFRELRTAVLFYNKYNSKSAERQVNPETGKPWRAPEVPENLALEELTHGPALDDRRIDAIVAFLKTLTDKRYEHLLEE
- a CDS encoding AMP-binding protein, translated to MYDGLRDERRWVLPEALRFQAEVRGDSPFLTAVSDGAALTYAQAADEADRVAGFFAGLEVKPGEPVALLLPNGLNFVRVWLGLLRLGAVVVPLNSELKGAFLAHQLSDTGCRVAVLDAERLARIAEIAERLPALERLVVDGAADESPAPFHGIALSDWRKAPPWNGPLPAASDTACIMYTSGTTGPAKGVLMPHAHCFLFGLGTIDNFALTPEDRFYICLPLFHANGLFMQLGATLIAGASAALRERFSASSWIADIRRFEATASNLLGAVTAFILAQPPGHDDRGHRLRVVGAAPDAPAHDEALRERFGVADVVPLYGMTEVNIPLYGELGRPRPGTCGKVYDRYFEVEVRDPESDRALPPGSVGEIMVRPKAAFGFTTGYHGLPDKTVEAWRNLWFHTGDAAVMEDDGYITFVDRMKDCIRRRGENISSFEVEAAIERLPGVTEAAAYAVPAGIEGGEDEIMLAVVPAPGAKVTAAEVAAQAEKELPRYAQPRFIEMLPELPKTPTGKVQKAKLRSRGVAKTTWDSTHEGVPADQSDSE
- the gcvA gene encoding transcriptional regulator GcvA, coding for MSYRLPPLHSLRLFEAAGRCLSFKQAAEELHLTPSAISHGIRTLEDWLGVQLFLRGRGALRLTPAGAAYLPRVQAALAQLAEATEAVPGRRPSGRLSLSVAPSFGVRWLIPRLADFDSQHPDIEVALDSLQRQIDFPRDGVDLAIRMGRDDWPGLAAVKLVTEQLVPVAAPHLAAGLESPADLAGRALLRVTSVTEDWAAWAAKAGVEGLDLDRGLRFDSIDMALEAAAEGLGIALGRQPLIDNDLAEGRLVTVLGPPQPADTSYWLLAGPDSLARPEVLAFRDWICSALGADPAPAFVQRPA
- a CDS encoding PAS domain-containing protein — encoded protein: MVSFELVESKAQPPESAAELLAVWHRFHADGKGPTRKDFTPFVLKPWLGNLDVYEVEEAGADGGLDFRMRLNGTEVVALTGEDWTGKTARDIDRHFDLTFHEELLSVYRGKQPVAQRIRIFQKDHLTAYRLMLPVFSETRDGTVAQIFLAIFEEI